A portion of the Cellulophaga algicola DSM 14237 genome contains these proteins:
- a CDS encoding type VI secretion system Vgr family protein codes for MPKMITPVLIIDGERFLPKSGYKVSIEQAMGTHSSFSVVFQTNATEGYSGTLMNNSINYSGKKISIGVNDGELEYVGIITSVTLQKGIGASGAIVISGQGTSILLSRSIQCFSYEEGSSFSQVVSDTVKGHATDLLKLELGMGTNLKLPYTVQYNESDFSFLQRMCARYGLWMYDNGRTFCVGRTGDKQLNGIYGKDIQTFGIATTLQSQNSGFTSKDWVNDSDLESVSSSFNSQSGHMYAAKIKKESDGLFAKKESYTWNHNQNEYSGQQGLDHVAKVDTLSKAANMIIANGSSEIVGLRVGDNLTIEGTSFSDKTRKDAFGSYMVTKVAHRFDHSGNYENHFEGVPEGTEHPHYSAIFATPTAEEQRGIVLDNNDPNGLGRIKVQFGWQRRMGTSTPWIKMNTPYGGSGKGFYFIPELDEEVLVGFENNNPEKPYVLSAGFNSNAKSGFADPDNNMKVIQTKSGNKVLMNDKDGSVTISDADGNTVVMNGKGEITISANKKLTLNSEEINIMASKTVNIEGINNVNTTSKEVYTEGSAKITMISDAKIEATAPSTNIEGAAELKLTSGGILDVDGAAMTNVKGGLLNLNCS; via the coding sequence ATGCCTAAAATGATTACCCCAGTGCTTATTATCGATGGAGAACGTTTTCTTCCTAAATCTGGTTATAAGGTTTCTATAGAACAAGCTATGGGTACGCATAGTTCTTTTAGTGTGGTTTTTCAAACCAATGCTACGGAGGGTTATAGCGGAACCCTAATGAATAATTCCATTAACTATTCCGGAAAAAAGATTTCTATAGGCGTTAATGATGGCGAATTAGAATATGTGGGGATCATTACTTCGGTGACCTTACAAAAAGGGATTGGCGCTTCGGGTGCTATTGTTATTTCTGGACAGGGAACTAGCATATTATTGTCTCGTTCTATACAGTGTTTTAGCTATGAGGAGGGTTCTTCTTTTAGCCAAGTGGTAAGTGATACTGTTAAGGGCCATGCAACAGATTTATTAAAATTGGAACTAGGAATGGGTACCAATTTAAAACTACCGTACACCGTACAATACAACGAGTCAGATTTTTCATTCTTGCAACGCATGTGTGCCCGCTATGGGTTGTGGATGTATGATAATGGGAGAACCTTTTGTGTAGGTCGCACAGGAGACAAGCAATTAAATGGCATATACGGTAAGGACATTCAAACTTTTGGCATAGCGACTACATTACAATCACAAAATAGTGGTTTTACCTCTAAAGATTGGGTCAATGATAGTGACTTAGAATCTGTTTCTTCTTCTTTTAATTCACAAAGTGGACATATGTATGCTGCAAAAATTAAGAAAGAATCAGACGGACTTTTTGCTAAAAAAGAGAGCTATACCTGGAATCATAACCAAAACGAATATAGCGGACAACAAGGTTTAGATCATGTAGCAAAAGTAGATACCCTGTCTAAAGCGGCGAATATGATTATTGCCAACGGATCTTCAGAAATTGTGGGTCTGCGCGTAGGAGATAATTTAACTATTGAAGGTACTAGTTTTTCTGATAAAACCCGAAAAGATGCTTTTGGTTCCTATATGGTTACCAAAGTAGCGCATCGTTTTGATCATAGTGGTAATTATGAAAATCATTTTGAGGGCGTACCCGAAGGCACAGAACACCCACATTACAGTGCCATATTTGCAACACCAACTGCAGAAGAACAGCGTGGTATTGTTCTAGATAATAATGATCCTAATGGATTAGGACGTATAAAAGTACAGTTTGGTTGGCAGCGCAGAATGGGTACCTCTACCCCATGGATAAAAATGAATACGCCGTATGGTGGTAGCGGTAAAGGCTTCTATTTTATTCCTGAATTAGACGAAGAAGTACTCGTAGGTTTTGAAAATAACAACCCAGAGAAACCGTATGTTTTAAGTGCTGGCTTTAATAGCAATGCTAAAAGTGGTTTTGCAGATCCGGATAATAATATGAAGGTGATACAGACTAAAAGTGGTAATAAAGTATTGATGAATGATAAGGATGGTAGTGTTACCATTTCTGATGCAGACGGAAATACCGTAGTAATGAATGGGAAAGGAGAAATTACAATCAGTGCTAATAAAAAACTGACTTTAAATTCAGAAGAAATTAATATAATGGCTTCTAAAACAGTTAATATAGAAGGCATAAATAATGTAAACACAACTTCTAAGGAAGTGTATACGGAAGGCAGTGCAAAAATTACTATGATTAGTGATGCAAAAATAGAAGCTACTGCACCTAGTACCAATATTGAAGGTGCTGCAGAATTAAAATTAACCAGTGGCGGTATTCTTGATGTTGATGGAGCAGCGATGACCAATGTAAAAGGCGGTCTGCTTAACCTTAACTGTAGCTAG
- a CDS encoding type VI secretion system baseplate subunit TssF, which produces MKSLSKEEIKERLIRRAADTWGMDEMEIEYSLDPIISILFDACSHEFERISDTIKSSRTRITERLVDLLTPQVSVTARPAHAVMHALPIDSNLNINERSEFYHRKRMPIFRENGKNDFEDFFFAPAGAFKLSNCSLDYIAYPEKIASHKAHRNIPFISKDNFVGTPDGSSIYLGIKPDEETSSIQDLLCYFDLLNFSQKNVLTHQLGLSKWSLNGTPLEVVNGYNELEFAGQDLNTYINESIQSKIKFYENYVKEFYQEHFYTITDTISVKDNLKDYPEDFENFLSEKDLKEFNTPLLWIKISFSSIVSSKMLDNLHCHINCFPVLNKKRHETNRRLKSYFNILPLEIDGDYFFDVQDIIGDSGNTYFIQDRKKEDTSTSTQAYLRFGGVSRFDERDASELLNYTIDLLKEDSIAFNAMNDDFINTNLKDLKQIISRIDQQIELRDFTKNKIPYLVINKNSINKNKDQFVFTNYWSTAGDKANKINPYVQLVQYSGTAFLPNSLTFITGTIGGKDEPSASEKIYAYREHILSKGKIITRQDIIQHCFGIFKDSIKKVTIEKGVVVALEEGIGYTPTTDVYITKHEDAVYDEESWEHLKKEVLIGLQSRSANVLPFRIFYS; this is translated from the coding sequence ATGAAATCATTAAGTAAAGAAGAAATAAAAGAACGGTTAATTAGAAGGGCTGCGGATACCTGGGGAATGGATGAAATGGAAATTGAATATTCCTTAGACCCTATTATTAGTATTCTTTTTGACGCTTGCTCACATGAGTTTGAACGTATTTCTGATACTATAAAATCTAGTAGAACCAGAATTACGGAGCGTTTAGTAGATTTGCTAACACCGCAAGTATCGGTAACTGCAAGACCAGCACATGCTGTGATGCATGCCTTACCTATAGATAGTAATTTAAATATTAATGAACGTTCAGAGTTTTACCACCGTAAAAGAATGCCAATTTTTAGGGAGAATGGTAAAAACGATTTTGAAGATTTTTTCTTCGCTCCTGCAGGAGCTTTTAAACTGAGTAATTGCTCTTTAGATTACATTGCTTATCCAGAAAAAATAGCGTCACATAAGGCACACCGGAATATACCTTTTATCTCGAAAGATAATTTTGTAGGTACTCCAGACGGTTCTAGCATCTACTTAGGAATTAAACCAGATGAAGAAACCAGTTCTATTCAAGACCTTCTTTGTTATTTTGATTTGCTTAATTTTTCGCAAAAAAATGTATTAACCCACCAATTAGGACTTTCTAAATGGTCATTAAACGGTACACCCCTAGAGGTTGTTAATGGCTATAACGAGTTAGAATTTGCTGGTCAAGATTTAAATACCTATATAAACGAATCTATACAGAGTAAGATTAAATTTTACGAAAACTATGTGAAGGAGTTTTACCAAGAGCACTTCTATACAATCACAGATACCATTTCAGTAAAAGATAATTTAAAAGATTATCCCGAAGATTTTGAAAATTTTCTTAGTGAGAAAGATTTAAAAGAATTTAATACGCCATTGCTATGGATCAAAATTTCTTTTTCTTCTATTGTTTCTAGCAAAATGCTAGACAACCTTCATTGCCATATTAACTGTTTTCCTGTACTTAATAAAAAGCGACATGAAACCAACAGACGTTTAAAATCTTATTTTAATATTTTACCTTTAGAGATAGACGGGGATTACTTCTTTGATGTGCAAGATATTATAGGAGACAGTGGTAATACATATTTTATTCAAGACAGAAAGAAAGAAGATACATCTACAAGTACACAAGCTTATTTACGTTTTGGCGGTGTTTCTCGTTTTGATGAGCGCGATGCTTCCGAGCTATTAAATTACACGATAGATTTACTTAAAGAAGATAGCATTGCATTTAATGCAATGAATGATGATTTTATCAATACCAACTTAAAAGATCTAAAACAGATAATTTCTAGAATTGATCAGCAAATAGAATTGAGAGATTTTACCAAAAATAAAATTCCATATCTAGTTATCAATAAGAATAGCATTAACAAAAATAAAGATCAATTTGTTTTTACCAATTATTGGAGCACAGCAGGAGATAAAGCTAATAAAATAAACCCATATGTACAATTGGTTCAATATTCGGGTACTGCATTTTTACCAAATTCACTAACTTTTATTACCGGTACTATCGGTGGTAAAGATGAACCTAGTGCTAGTGAAAAAATTTATGCCTATAGAGAGCACATTCTTTCTAAAGGTAAAATTATTACAAGACAGGATATCATTCAGCATTGCTTTGGTATTTTTAAAGATAGCATTAAAAAAGTAACTATAGAAAAAGGTGTTGTCGTTGCGCTTGAAGAAGGCATTGGCTATACTCCTACTACAGATGTTTACATTACAAAACATGAAGATGCTGTTTACGATGAAGAAAGCTGGGAACACCTAAAAAAAGAAGTACTTATCGGACTCCAATCGCGATCTGCAAATGTGCTTCCATTTCGTATTTTTTATAGCTAA
- a CDS encoding GPW/gp25 family protein has product MAKPYYEAPFDFKRFFEKKELRKISLQESISQFISIIITTYFEEYVFDEGFGSEIWETDFDLLVNANVLKEQIKRSLTNQIETYEKRLGNTTLTINLQESVSENSNKVRLKKYLNITVTGTLLKTNEPYYFSGDYYLAPLSYK; this is encoded by the coding sequence ATGGCAAAACCATACTACGAAGCTCCTTTTGATTTTAAGCGGTTTTTTGAGAAGAAAGAACTTCGGAAAATATCGCTACAAGAATCTATATCACAATTTATAAGCATCATCATCACAACATATTTTGAAGAATATGTTTTTGATGAAGGTTTTGGTAGTGAAATATGGGAAACAGATTTTGATCTGTTGGTGAATGCCAATGTATTAAAAGAGCAAATTAAAAGATCGCTTACCAATCAAATAGAAACCTATGAAAAGCGCTTAGGGAATACCACTTTGACTATTAATTTGCAAGAAAGTGTATCTGAAAATTCGAATAAAGTTAGATTGAAAAAATATCTAAATATTACAGTTACAGGTACCCTTTTAAAAACTAACGAACCGTATTATTTTAGTGGTGATTATTATCTAGCACCATTATCTTATAAGTAA
- a CDS encoding AAA family ATPase, which produces MNNEVEKAVYIASQIAEENQHQNYTPAHIIKAALNRDLSLLRKLHNLGVDVYFVEEWAEVNMEQTPKRSSRNTEIEANPGVQLVFIEAEDIKNKLGKDEVDLLVLFIAAITPGVGFSFDQLKSLPVNHNQLLETQKGSGNAEGKINPKISYAAATTETKDTSILTKYTSDLVKLASTGEFSHIINRDKELKSITEILSRKSKPNVIIQGESGVGKSILIKNLAVLIAEKKIVDVLQQATLLEIHTTLLLSGASYKGEVEDRLQQIFEQAKSYSLPILVMDDFHALLQDSAMSQGILNVIKSELNKGEIVLIGVTSPEYFRKHIASDDALNRRFESVSLEEPDTETAFRILKNVGETFKEHHQLEISDATLKESILFSKRYLKEKNLPDSALDLVDRTMAAAKVSQQSLPADVEELTTKLDFLEKKSASLSEEQRKEEIDWIYIELKNKLGPIVIGKYDTEDLLSFPSYKEKLAYLTAILTAIEEHSTKELTEIFDEDLAAVVSSITGIPAGKVQTQERERLMEMEATLKKRVIGQDHAVKTITEAIIESRSGLSKAGQPIGSFFFSGPTGTGKTELAKSLAEFLFNDESAIIRFDMSEFKEEHSAALLYGAPPGYIGYEEGGMLVNKIRQKPYSIVLFDEIEKAHQSVFDVFLQILDEGKLSDRLGKMGDFSNAVILFTSNIGSEFIAEKISDGTTPSSDQILEIMSPYFRPEFLGRITEIIPFAPISKENAPLIFDLHLKKELLVLANKLGITLDIDKETKDFLSLDGFSSTYGVRPLKAVIRNKLKRPLSRMIISGKITAPQTVRIRLKDTIVVFEVTD; this is translated from the coding sequence ATGAATAACGAAGTTGAAAAGGCTGTTTATATAGCATCTCAAATTGCAGAAGAAAATCAGCATCAAAACTATACTCCTGCACACATTATCAAAGCAGCATTAAATAGAGATTTATCACTTTTACGCAAACTTCACAATTTAGGCGTAGATGTCTATTTTGTAGAAGAATGGGCAGAAGTAAATATGGAACAAACTCCTAAAAGATCTTCTAGAAATACAGAAATTGAAGCAAATCCCGGTGTACAATTAGTTTTTATTGAAGCAGAAGACATCAAAAACAAATTAGGCAAAGATGAAGTAGATCTATTGGTTTTGTTTATTGCTGCAATAACACCTGGTGTTGGCTTTAGTTTTGATCAATTAAAATCGCTGCCAGTAAATCATAACCAACTTTTAGAAACTCAGAAAGGTTCTGGAAATGCTGAAGGTAAAATTAATCCTAAGATTAGTTATGCTGCAGCAACTACAGAAACAAAAGATACGAGTATACTAACTAAATATACTTCAGACCTAGTAAAATTAGCTAGTACTGGAGAATTCTCACATATCATAAACAGAGATAAGGAGCTAAAAAGTATTACTGAAATTTTAAGTAGAAAATCTAAACCTAATGTAATTATCCAAGGAGAATCTGGTGTTGGAAAATCTATTTTAATTAAAAATTTAGCTGTACTTATTGCAGAGAAAAAAATTGTAGATGTGTTACAACAAGCTACATTGTTAGAAATACACACTACCCTCCTACTATCTGGAGCTTCCTATAAAGGGGAAGTAGAAGATAGATTGCAACAAATTTTTGAACAAGCAAAATCGTATAGCTTACCTATTTTGGTGATGGATGATTTTCATGCGCTATTACAAGATAGTGCTATGAGTCAAGGGATTTTAAATGTGATTAAGTCTGAATTAAATAAGGGCGAAATTGTTTTAATTGGAGTAACGTCTCCGGAATATTTCCGCAAGCATATTGCTTCGGATGATGCCTTAAATAGACGTTTTGAATCGGTTAGTTTAGAGGAACCAGATACAGAAACCGCATTTAGAATATTAAAAAATGTTGGGGAAACTTTTAAAGAACACCACCAATTAGAAATATCTGATGCTACGTTAAAAGAATCTATTTTATTTTCTAAACGGTATTTAAAAGAAAAAAATTTACCAGATTCGGCTTTAGATTTAGTGGACAGAACCATGGCTGCTGCAAAAGTATCACAACAATCTTTACCTGCGGATGTTGAAGAGTTAACGACCAAATTAGACTTTTTAGAGAAAAAATCGGCCTCTTTATCAGAAGAACAACGTAAAGAAGAGATAGATTGGATTTATATCGAACTAAAAAATAAACTAGGCCCTATTGTTATTGGAAAATATGATACCGAAGATCTCTTATCTTTTCCATCTTATAAAGAGAAATTAGCTTATTTAACGGCTATTCTTACGGCTATAGAAGAACATTCTACAAAAGAATTGACAGAAATTTTTGATGAAGATTTAGCGGCAGTGGTCTCTAGTATTACAGGAATTCCTGCGGGAAAAGTACAGACACAAGAGCGCGAACGTCTTATGGAGATGGAAGCTACGCTTAAGAAACGTGTTATTGGGCAAGACCATGCTGTAAAAACTATTACGGAGGCAATTATTGAATCTAGATCTGGACTTTCTAAAGCAGGGCAACCTATTGGGTCTTTCTTTTTCTCTGGACCAACAGGAACAGGTAAAACAGAATTAGCAAAATCATTAGCAGAGTTTTTATTTAATGATGAAAGTGCTATTATTCGTTTTGATATGTCTGAGTTTAAAGAGGAACATTCAGCAGCACTTTTATACGGAGCACCTCCGGGATACATAGGATATGAAGAAGGCGGAATGTTAGTAAATAAAATTAGACAAAAACCCTATTCTATTGTACTTTTTGATGAAATTGAAAAAGCACACCAGTCGGTTTTTGATGTTTTTCTTCAAATTTTAGATGAAGGTAAACTTAGCGATCGTTTGGGTAAAATGGGTGATTTTTCCAATGCTGTAATTCTTTTTACCTCAAATATTGGATCAGAGTTTATTGCAGAAAAAATCTCTGATGGCACCACACCATCATCAGATCAGATTCTAGAAATTATGTCTCCTTATTTTAGGCCTGAATTCTTAGGTAGAATCACAGAAATTATTCCATTTGCACCAATCTCGAAAGAAAATGCACCCCTTATTTTCGATTTACATCTTAAAAAAGAGCTGCTTGTTTTAGCAAACAAATTAGGAATTACCTTAGATATAGATAAAGAAACTAAAGACTTTTTATCGCTAGATGGCTTTTCATCAACCTATGGTGTACGCCCTTTAAAAGCGGTCATCCGTAATAAATTAAAAAGACCTTTGTCTCGCATGATTATTTCAGGTAAAATAACAGCGCCACAAACGGTAAGAATTCGACTAAAAGACACTATTGTTGTTTTTGAGGTAACAGATTAA
- the tssO gene encoding type VI secretion system TssO: protein MEILNKKERISAFLLFLLMFLVTIILLFVAVFFSYKLPWKENEVLRAENKKIQYEFMYQKQFIKELKRVDVLIDSLDKTKQGNIFLEQSINSDLVHIKDDIPKDSLENRNMYENLILTYKKLLDAKRDLKQVSNAKAEIEELDSQLDDYEDQIRNLETALELARRINNSH from the coding sequence ATGGAAATATTAAATAAAAAAGAAAGGATATCTGCTTTTCTACTCTTTTTGCTCATGTTTTTAGTTACAATTATATTGCTTTTTGTGGCAGTATTCTTTAGCTACAAGTTACCTTGGAAAGAGAATGAAGTGCTTAGAGCTGAGAACAAGAAAATTCAATATGAATTTATGTATCAGAAACAGTTTATCAAGGAATTAAAACGTGTTGATGTTTTGATAGATTCTTTAGATAAGACAAAACAAGGAAATATATTTTTAGAACAATCTATAAATTCAGACTTAGTGCATATTAAGGATGATATTCCTAAAGATTCTCTGGAGAATAGAAATATGTATGAGAATTTAATTCTTACCTATAAAAAATTGTTAGATGCCAAGAGAGATTTAAAACAAGTTTCTAATGCTAAAGCCGAAATAGAAGAACTAGATAGTCAGTTAGATGATTACGAGGATCAAATACGAAATTTAGAAACGGCATTAGAATTAGCAAGGCGCATAAACAACTCCCATTAA
- a CDS encoding TssN family type VI secretion system protein produces the protein MIKRYLKTLISFEALMPFMIIVVITVLILTLFASKTPGFKKQRKKFYLYLLSGIVVMGIFTCIVYNLKQTGVLLRFFSMLSFSFFLGGLHVYFIRYFFDKFEIENKFKELLVAVVTGLVMVVPIIMIASYFQDLKYLGYYFLIITTFVVPSAFYALFNYSISVPVKLYSKWYYPLGNKYESPKHYELNNMIVLNFMFYKNTKETHLTSFKAKAPKDMDFGRLFFFFINDYNSKKTTTKIELLEDSGDPFGWYFQTKPKWFGASKHINSSLTVEQNNLNDGDTVVCQRI, from the coding sequence ATGATAAAACGTTATTTAAAAACATTAATAAGCTTTGAGGCATTGATGCCTTTTATGATTATTGTGGTCATCACAGTACTCATACTTACCTTATTTGCTTCAAAAACACCTGGATTTAAAAAACAACGGAAGAAGTTTTACCTCTATTTGTTATCAGGGATTGTCGTTATGGGTATTTTCACCTGTATTGTTTATAACTTAAAACAAACAGGGGTATTATTGCGATTTTTCTCCATGCTTAGTTTCTCTTTCTTTCTAGGAGGCTTACATGTCTATTTTATTCGTTATTTCTTTGATAAATTTGAAATTGAAAACAAATTTAAAGAATTACTCGTTGCAGTTGTTACAGGCTTGGTCATGGTCGTACCTATTATTATGATTGCTTCTTATTTTCAGGATCTAAAATATTTAGGGTATTATTTTTTAATCATAACAACTTTTGTAGTTCCTTCTGCTTTTTATGCGTTGTTTAACTACTCCATTAGCGTTCCTGTAAAACTGTACTCTAAATGGTATTATCCATTAGGAAATAAATATGAATCGCCTAAACATTACGAGTTAAACAATATGATTGTTTTAAACTTTATGTTTTATAAAAATACCAAGGAAACACACTTAACAAGTTTTAAAGCTAAAGCTCCAAAAGATATGGATTTTGGGAGGTTATTTTTCTTCTTTATTAATGATTACAACAGTAAAAAAACAACTACTAAAATAGAACTTTTAGAAGATTCTGGTGATCCATTTGGATGGTATTTTCAGACAAAACCTAAATGGTTTGGAGCATCAAAACATATAAATTCATCACTAACCGTAGAACAAAACAATCTAAATGATGGCGACACCGTAGTGTGCCAACGTATATAA
- a CDS encoding C40 family peptidase: MKLKLMFLILIVQYTNGCKNTYKGVDQMYYKNQIDEARRLKEKEALVVKVPEKVATTQYLTYEEKEEFAKALKIPVEELENEKLYGKIKDWFGVPYLWGGTTKRGVDCSAFVQHVYEVVYDKELPRTSQQQFDANLDVAFKSQGILKNGDLIFFRLRHKEKVISHVGIYLQNGMFLGSNSPRGVEIANLKDAYWQDKYVSSARALLK, translated from the coding sequence ATGAAACTAAAACTGATGTTTTTAATTCTTATTGTGCAATATACAAATGGTTGCAAAAACACCTACAAAGGTGTTGATCAAATGTACTATAAAAATCAAATAGATGAAGCACGAAGGTTAAAAGAAAAAGAAGCTCTTGTTGTTAAAGTTCCTGAAAAAGTTGCTACTACACAATACCTTACTTATGAAGAAAAAGAAGAATTTGCTAAAGCTTTAAAGATTCCTGTAGAAGAACTAGAAAATGAAAAATTATATGGAAAAATAAAAGATTGGTTTGGAGTTCCTTATTTATGGGGTGGTACTACAAAAAGAGGTGTAGATTGTTCTGCTTTTGTACAACATGTGTATGAAGTTGTTTATGATAAAGAATTGCCTAGAACTTCTCAACAACAATTTGATGCTAATTTAGATGTTGCCTTTAAAAGTCAGGGGATTTTAAAAAATGGAGATCTAATCTTTTTTAGACTTCGTCATAAAGAAAAAGTAATATCTCATGTAGGTATTTATTTGCAAAACGGAATGTTTTTAGGTTCTAACTCCCCTCGAGGAGTAGAAATTGCTAATTTAAAAGATGCGTATTGGCAAGATAAGTATGTTTCTTCAGCTAGAGCTTTATTAAAATAA
- a CDS encoding PKD domain-containing protein has translation MKSNNIKTHFDRNVFLTFLVLFLVGLIMVSFKINSKVDCGNPDFKIISNSFTTEDLIEFNSIDDSGVEWEWDFGDKTSTKYQSNVAHQFKIPGTYKIALKVNGQCNVVKEIKISKKKELISPELIPNINLPINVKVGEEVVFSSDATFAESWQWSFGESLYIDGTDKEVKYTFKSPGEKTILLVVNGDRLHESRRKITVLDKRGQRTVIKSHIKEDPIQKTIDALIPDSLKTNSKITVPAVEAPPAVKKINVSSDEILQMLVGYSERRIDDRAIREYFTYNSIPVFNESGKRREVSELFKFIRDQKMDVKSLKLKKDQKTGKINSMTIEMKIKKGLFSKNF, from the coding sequence ATGAAAAGTAATAATATAAAAACCCACTTTGACCGAAACGTATTTCTAACTTTTTTAGTATTATTTCTTGTAGGATTAATAATGGTATCTTTTAAAATCAACAGTAAAGTAGACTGTGGGAATCCAGATTTTAAGATTATATCTAACTCATTTACTACAGAAGATTTGATTGAATTTAATAGCATTGACGATTCTGGTGTTGAATGGGAGTGGGATTTTGGCGACAAAACTAGTACTAAATATCAATCTAATGTTGCACATCAATTTAAAATTCCAGGTACTTATAAAATTGCACTTAAAGTAAATGGCCAATGTAATGTGGTTAAGGAAATTAAAATCTCCAAGAAAAAAGAATTAATTTCTCCGGAATTAATTCCGAATATAAATTTACCTATCAATGTAAAAGTAGGTGAGGAGGTTGTTTTTTCAAGTGATGCAACATTTGCAGAATCATGGCAATGGAGTTTTGGAGAATCGTTATATATTGATGGAACAGATAAAGAAGTTAAATATACTTTTAAATCTCCGGGAGAAAAAACAATTTTATTGGTCGTAAATGGAGATAGGTTACATGAATCTAGAAGAAAAATAACGGTTTTAGATAAAAGAGGGCAGCGTACTGTTATAAAGTCGCATATAAAGGAAGATCCTATACAAAAAACTATAGATGCTCTTATTCCAGATTCATTAAAAACAAATTCAAAAATTACAGTACCAGCCGTAGAAGCTCCTCCTGCAGTTAAAAAAATAAATGTTTCTTCAGATGAAATTCTACAAATGTTAGTTGGGTATTCTGAACGAAGAATTGATGATAGAGCAATTCGTGAATATTTTACGTACAACAGTATTCCGGTTTTTAACGAATCAGGAAAAAGACGCGAAGTTAGTGAGCTATTTAAATTTATTAGAGATCAGAAAATGGATGTTAAATCTTTGAAACTTAAAAAAGATCAGAAAACTGGAAAAATAAACAGTATGACTATTGAAATGAAAATTAAAAAAGGACTGTTTTCTAAGAATTTTTAA
- the tssD gene encoding type VI secretion system tube protein TssD has product MAFKARLKVAGKEFNILHCSYDLNQEVDPTGRPSSVTRGGRINLTVESNGETGFFEWMTNNFERKDGTIVFVKRDNDATLKEVNFKEGYLIKYRENFESSGQNPLTETFTISAKELSAGGGEHINEWV; this is encoded by the coding sequence ATGGCTTTCAAAGCAAGATTAAAAGTAGCAGGAAAAGAATTTAACATCTTACATTGTTCTTACGATTTAAATCAAGAAGTAGATCCAACAGGAAGACCTTCTTCTGTAACAAGAGGTGGTCGTATCAACTTAACAGTTGAGTCTAACGGAGAAACAGGTTTTTTCGAATGGATGACAAATAATTTCGAGAGAAAAGATGGAACTATTGTTTTCGTAAAAAGAGACAATGATGCTACCTTAAAAGAAGTAAACTTCAAAGAAGGTTACTTAATCAAGTACAGAGAGAACTTCGAGTCTTCTGGTCAAAATCCTTTAACAGAAACTTTTACTATTTCTGCAAAAGAATTATCAGCTGGTGGCGGTGAGCACATCAACGAGTGGGTATAA